In Nostoc sphaeroides, the genomic window CCAAATATCAATGAGATTGCAAATTCTGCCAAGGATAATGCTGATAAACTTGGTATTAAGAAATTCGACATTTATGGCTCAACAGTAGATGATACTAGCGTGCAAGTAGACCAAGGTGAGCCAAAACAAGTTAAAGCCTCAAATCGCTCTGGTGTTACTGTTCGTGTCTGGAATGAAGATAATACAATGGGTGTCACCAGCACCACAGATGTAGACCCCAAAGGACTGGAATTAGCTTTGAAAACTGCCTACGAAGCTAGTTTCTTTGGTGTTAAAGAAAATGTTCCTGATTTTAGTCCAGAAGCTACTGCTCCTATTGCAAATAAACCCCAAGATAAGACACCCCAAGCACCTGTTGCTGAACTCATAGAAAGATTGTTGGTAGCTGAAAAAGAATTACTAGCAGCTCATCCAGCAATTAAAGGTGTGCCTTATAATGGTTTATCACAAAGAGATATTGACAGATTTTATCTCAATAGCGACGGTGCGGTGAGAACTGAATCTCACTCTTTAGCATCAGTTTATCTTTACAGCAAAACTGAGGAAGAAGGAAAAAAACCTCGTAGTGCAGGTGCTTTTAGAATCAACCATAGTTTAGATAATCTAGACATCAATGGTTGCATCAAAGAAACCGCAGATAAAACTATCAGTCACTTGAATTATGAAAAAATTAAAACTGGTAAATATCGTGTTGTTTTTTCACCGGAAGCTTTCTTAAGTCTGTTGGGTGGTTTTTCTAACTTGTTCAACGCTCAAAGTATTTTG contains:
- a CDS encoding TldD/PmbA family protein → MPNINEIANSAKDNADKLGIKKFDIYGSTVDDTSVQVDQGEPKQVKASNRSGVTVRVWNEDNTMGVTSTTDVDPKGLELALKTAYEASFFGVKENVPDFSPEATAPIANKPQDKTPQAPVAELIERLLVAEKELLAAHPAIKGVPYNGLSQRDIDRFYLNSDGAVRTESHSLASVYLYSKTEEEGKKPRSAGAFRINHSLDNLDINGCIKETADKTISHLNYEKIKTGKYRVVFSPEAFLSLLGGFSNLFNAQSILDNQSLSTADDLGKEIASPLLWVFDDALHPANVGAESFDGEGTPTRQVSLIENGVLTSFLHSAGTAKRFNTQPTGNASIGAKVSVSPNFYHVFSTATPEEELSLETAENVIFIDDLQALHAGVKALQGSFSLPFDGWLVNKGVKTSIESATVAGDFLEVLKSIIYVEKEPELTPGGVCPKIWVNELSITGE